The following coding sequences are from one Vibrio syngnathi window:
- the cobO gene encoding cob(I)yrinic acid a,c-diamide adenosyltransferase has translation MSTEDNKEQRHKARQQKVKEQVDARVAAAQEVKGLLLVITGNGKGKSTSGFGTITRAVGHGKKCAVAQFVKGTWDNGEKNVLQKLDVEFQVMGTGFTWETQNKAKDIEAAQRVWKECQRMLADESIDVILFDELTYMVSYGYIELDEVVEALNNRPKMQSVIITGRGAHRTLTDMADTVSEVRNVKHAFESGVKALQGVDW, from the coding sequence ATGTCGACCGAAGACAACAAAGAACAACGCCATAAAGCAAGACAACAGAAAGTAAAAGAGCAAGTCGATGCACGTGTCGCAGCAGCGCAAGAAGTGAAAGGACTGTTATTGGTTATTACTGGTAACGGTAAAGGCAAATCGACATCAGGTTTCGGTACGATTACACGTGCAGTCGGTCACGGTAAGAAATGTGCCGTTGCTCAGTTTGTAAAAGGAACTTGGGATAACGGTGAAAAGAACGTTCTTCAAAAACTCGATGTAGAGTTCCAAGTGATGGGTACAGGCTTTACTTGGGAAACTCAAAATAAAGCGAAAGATATTGAAGCCGCACAGCGCGTATGGAAAGAGTGCCAACGCATGCTAGCCGATGAGTCGATTGATGTAATTCTGTTTGATGAGCTGACGTACATGGTGAGCTATGGCTACATTGAACTGGATGAAGTGGTAGAAGCTCTGAATAACCGTCCTAAAATGCAATCAGTGATCATCACAGGCCGTGGAGCACACCGCACTTTAACGGACATGGCCGATACTGTTTCAGAAGTACGTAACGTAAAACACGCTTTTGAATCTGGAGTAAAAGCTCTGCAAGGTGTGGATTGGTAA
- a CDS encoding low molecular weight protein-tyrosine-phosphatase encodes MKKILVVCMGNICRSPTGEAVLRKKAQLMDINVTVDSAGTIGFHQGNPPDSRSKSAGEKRGYSFKGITSRKVVDKDFEEFDLILAADKANLDDLMRQCPAHLQYKLALFLSFGESQYQEIPDPYYGEGNGFELVLDLIEESSDAILNSI; translated from the coding sequence ATGAAAAAGATACTCGTGGTTTGTATGGGGAATATTTGTCGTTCGCCAACAGGAGAAGCGGTGCTGAGAAAGAAAGCTCAGCTGATGGATATTAATGTAACGGTCGACTCCGCTGGGACGATTGGCTTTCATCAAGGCAATCCGCCAGACTCGCGTTCAAAGTCAGCAGGAGAGAAGCGAGGCTACAGCTTTAAAGGGATTACTTCTCGTAAAGTGGTAGATAAGGACTTCGAAGAGTTTGACCTGATACTCGCGGCAGACAAGGCGAATTTGGATGACTTGATGAGGCAGTGTCCTGCTCACCTCCAATACAAGCTCGCGCTGTTTTTGAGCTTTGGAGAGTCACAGTATCAAGAAATTCCCGATCCTTATTATGGTGAGGGGAATGGCTTTGAATTAGTGTTGGATTTAATCGAAGAGTCGAGTGATGCAATATTAAATTCGATTTAA
- a CDS encoding SulP family inorganic anion transporter: MFEFPQFSKHSVKNDVLSGLTVALALVPEAVAFAFVAGVDPMVGLYAAFIVGLITSVFGGRPGMISGATGAMAVVMVSLVATHGVQYLFAAVMLAGLLQIAAGVFKLGKFIRIVPHPVMIGFVNGLAIVIFLAQLGQFKAPDVTGALTWLPSGQMTLMLGLVALTMGIIHFLPKLTTAVPSSLVAIVTVTALVVGLDLETRTVVDFLRTMSGDEAATLAGSLPTFSIPAVPFSFETLQIILPYAIILAAIGLIESLLTLTVLDEMTNTRGQSNRECVGQGMANVTCSVFGAMGGCAMIGQSMINVNSGGRGRLSGIVAAVALLMFILFGSALIEMIPLAALVGVMFMVVIGTFEWATFKLARRVPKQDFFVIVLVTVVTVLTDLAVAVGVGVVASALMFAWQHAKHIYADKSVNAEGSKEYKVNGPIFFGSTANFLELFDAYNDPQDVIVDFANSRVTDHSAIEAIDTIADRYAALGKTLHLRHLSQDCVAMLHKAGSLVEANVAEDPIYKVMSK; this comes from the coding sequence ATGTTCGAATTCCCACAATTTTCAAAGCACTCTGTAAAAAATGATGTGCTTTCAGGTCTTACAGTAGCCCTAGCTCTGGTACCTGAAGCCGTAGCATTCGCCTTCGTTGCAGGCGTCGACCCAATGGTTGGTCTTTACGCAGCATTCATCGTAGGTTTAATCACTTCTGTCTTTGGCGGTCGTCCAGGTATGATTTCTGGTGCTACCGGCGCAATGGCTGTTGTAATGGTGAGCCTAGTAGCAACCCATGGCGTTCAATACCTATTCGCGGCAGTAATGCTAGCAGGCCTTCTGCAAATTGCAGCGGGTGTATTCAAGTTAGGTAAATTCATCCGTATCGTTCCACATCCAGTAATGATTGGTTTCGTGAACGGTTTGGCGATTGTTATCTTCTTAGCACAACTTGGGCAATTTAAAGCACCGGACGTAACAGGTGCATTGACTTGGCTACCAAGCGGTCAAATGACACTGATGTTAGGCCTAGTTGCACTAACAATGGGTATCATCCACTTCCTACCTAAACTAACAACAGCAGTACCGTCTTCACTGGTTGCTATTGTTACAGTAACGGCTTTGGTTGTCGGTCTAGATCTTGAAACTCGTACTGTTGTTGACTTCTTACGTACCATGTCTGGTGATGAAGCCGCAACACTTGCAGGCTCTCTGCCAACCTTCTCTATTCCTGCTGTTCCGTTTTCTTTCGAAACACTACAAATCATCCTGCCATACGCAATTATCCTTGCAGCTATCGGCCTGATTGAGTCTCTACTGACACTCACGGTACTAGACGAAATGACAAACACTCGTGGCCAATCTAACCGTGAATGTGTTGGTCAAGGTATGGCTAACGTAACGTGTTCTGTATTCGGTGCGATGGGTGGTTGTGCGATGATCGGTCAATCGATGATCAACGTAAACTCAGGCGGTCGTGGACGTCTTTCAGGTATCGTAGCGGCAGTTGCACTACTGATGTTCATCCTGTTCGGCTCTGCGCTTATCGAAATGATTCCTCTAGCAGCACTTGTGGGCGTGATGTTCATGGTTGTTATCGGTACGTTTGAATGGGCAACCTTCAAGTTGGCGCGTCGCGTTCCTAAGCAAGATTTCTTCGTTATCGTTCTGGTTACTGTGGTAACCGTACTGACTGACCTTGCTGTCGCTGTTGGTGTGGGTGTTGTCGCTTCAGCACTAATGTTTGCTTGGCAACATGCTAAACACATCTACGCAGACAAATCAGTTAACGCTGAAGGCTCTAAAGAATACAAAGTTAACGGCCCAATCTTCTTTGGTTCAACCGCTAACTTCCTAGAGTTGTTTGACGCATACAACGATCCACAAGATGTTATCGTCGATTTCGCAAACTCACGCGTTACTGACCACTCTGCTATTGAAGCGATCGACACGATTGCTGACCGTTACGCGGCGCTAGGTAAAACACTTCACCTTCGCCACCTAAGCCAAGACTGTGTTGCTATGCTGCACAAAGCCGGTAGTTTAGTTGAAGCGAACGTTGCAGAAGATCCAATCTACAAAGTAATGTCTAAGTAA
- the rne gene encoding ribonuclease E, translating into MKRMLINATQKEELRVALVDGQRLFDLDIESPGHESKKANIYKGRITRIEPSLEAAFVDYGAERHGFLPLKEIAREYFPEGYTYQGRPSIKEVLREGQEVIVQVEKEERGSKGAALTTFISLAGSYLVLMPNNPRAGGISRRIEGDERTQLKAALSTLELPQGMGLIVRTAGVGKSAEELEWDLNVLLNHWGAIKQASDSNAAPFLIHQESNVIVRAIRDYLRRDIGEILIDSNTIFERAQAHIQLIRPDFMNRVKKYDGEVPLFSHYQIESQIESAFQREVRLPSGGSIVIDPTEALTSIDINSARATKGSDIEETALNTNLEAADEIARQLRLRDLGGLVVIDFIDMTPVRHQREVESRLRDAVRLDRARVQIGRISRFGLLEMSRQRLSPSLAEASHHICPRCTGTGVVRDNESLALSVLRLIEEEALKDNTAQVLAVVPVPIASYLLNEKRRSVNHIEKNQEVKITVVPNSDMETPHFEVIRVREGEEFDLLSYLLPTKLEALKEAESKEPAEQTIRPKKIEEPALKGFAAPAQSAPTPAPAPKAVEEKKAESAATQEPGLVGRFFKAIGSFLFGSSTQEEKKEEEKQEEKPKNNRNNGNRQRRDRNDNRRRNQRGDRGEQRGERSDNRNENRDNKRRRKPVRDEKPEEQKETAPQQNRQPRKPKQDRRNKPRDEQKQREELAPSKLAEEGLQLAAEAQADKLEAPKAKPEAKAAKIKERRQRRKLNKQVRIKDQQAEAAENSSNESTVAKEQSIAKEQSVAQEQKVVEQVEATQADAEQTEQEEPKQRRNRRSPRHLRASGQRRRRGRDRRPNPFRLRKGGVASPEMAMGKVMPRFIPKPHHNQVKPEVAEVEVAVETQVAVQEQNVAQETAPQSNTAMAGGFACPELAMGKVIIRREEAAVIAKNAATETQVTEAPTVAEEAPVVVEAEKVEAPVVAEAVQAEATPVVEAKAPKAESAKVEEAPVVKAEAPKAAPKAKKQAGSPMTKAPGPQEIKEIQVVAAPFRTERFVSKGAGSQAASNKAGAGMTKPQY; encoded by the coding sequence ATGAAAAGAATGTTAATTAACGCAACTCAAAAAGAAGAGTTGCGTGTCGCTTTGGTTGATGGCCAGCGACTGTTCGATCTAGATATCGAAAGTCCAGGTCACGAGTCAAAGAAAGCGAATATCTACAAAGGACGTATTACCCGTATTGAACCAAGCCTAGAAGCGGCATTTGTTGATTACGGTGCAGAGCGTCACGGTTTCCTCCCTCTTAAAGAAATTGCCCGCGAATACTTCCCTGAAGGTTATACATACCAAGGCCGTCCTAGCATTAAAGAAGTGCTAAGAGAAGGACAAGAAGTAATCGTACAAGTTGAGAAAGAAGAACGTGGTAGCAAAGGCGCTGCACTGACAACTTTCATCTCTTTGGCGGGTAGTTACTTAGTTCTTATGCCTAATAACCCTCGTGCTGGCGGTATTTCTCGTCGTATCGAAGGTGATGAACGCACTCAACTGAAAGCAGCATTAAGCACTCTTGAGCTTCCTCAAGGTATGGGCTTAATCGTGCGTACAGCGGGTGTTGGCAAAAGTGCAGAAGAGCTAGAGTGGGACTTGAACGTTCTATTGAATCACTGGGGCGCTATCAAGCAAGCTTCTGATTCAAATGCAGCTCCTTTCCTAATTCACCAAGAGAGTAACGTTATTGTTCGCGCAATTCGTGACTACCTACGTCGTGATATTGGCGAGATTCTAATCGATAGCAATACTATTTTTGAACGTGCACAAGCGCACATTCAATTAATACGCCCAGATTTCATGAATCGCGTTAAGAAATACGATGGTGAAGTACCACTATTCAGCCATTACCAGATTGAAAGCCAGATCGAATCTGCTTTCCAACGTGAAGTTCGTCTTCCATCTGGTGGTTCTATCGTAATCGACCCAACAGAAGCTCTGACTTCTATCGATATCAACTCTGCTCGTGCAACAAAGGGCAGCGATATTGAAGAAACAGCACTTAACACTAACCTTGAAGCTGCCGATGAAATTGCACGTCAATTGCGTCTACGTGACCTAGGTGGTCTTGTTGTTATCGACTTTATCGATATGACTCCGGTTCGCCACCAACGCGAAGTAGAAAGCCGTCTACGTGATGCTGTTCGTTTAGATCGCGCACGTGTTCAGATTGGTCGTATTTCTCGCTTTGGTCTTCTAGAGATGTCTCGTCAACGTTTGAGCCCATCACTAGCAGAAGCAAGCCACCACATTTGTCCTCGCTGTACAGGTACTGGTGTTGTTCGTGATAACGAATCACTAGCACTATCTGTTCTACGTCTGATCGAAGAAGAAGCTCTAAAAGACAACACAGCACAAGTACTTGCTGTTGTGCCTGTTCCAATCGCTTCTTACCTATTGAACGAGAAACGTCGCTCAGTAAACCACATCGAGAAGAACCAAGAAGTTAAGATCACTGTTGTTCCTAACTCTGACATGGAAACGCCACACTTTGAGGTTATCCGTGTTCGTGAAGGTGAAGAGTTCGACCTACTGTCTTACTTGCTGCCTACCAAGCTAGAAGCTCTAAAAGAAGCAGAAAGCAAAGAGCCAGCAGAACAGACTATTCGTCCTAAGAAGATCGAAGAGCCAGCTCTTAAAGGCTTCGCAGCTCCTGCTCAATCAGCACCGACTCCTGCTCCAGCACCTAAAGCTGTAGAAGAGAAAAAAGCTGAATCAGCAGCGACTCAAGAACCAGGCTTAGTTGGTCGTTTCTTCAAAGCTATCGGTAGCTTCTTATTTGGATCTTCAACTCAAGAAGAGAAAAAAGAAGAAGAGAAGCAAGAAGAAAAACCTAAAAACAATCGCAATAACGGCAACCGTCAACGCCGTGATCGTAACGATAACCGTCGTCGTAACCAACGTGGTGACCGTGGCGAACAACGTGGTGAGCGTAGTGATAATCGTAACGAAAACCGCGACAACAAACGCCGTCGTAAGCCAGTTCGTGATGAGAAGCCTGAAGAGCAGAAAGAAACAGCTCCACAGCAAAATCGTCAGCCTCGTAAGCCTAAGCAAGACCGTCGCAATAAGCCACGTGATGAGCAGAAGCAACGCGAAGAGCTAGCACCATCTAAATTAGCAGAAGAAGGTCTACAGCTAGCGGCAGAAGCTCAAGCTGATAAACTAGAAGCGCCTAAGGCTAAGCCAGAAGCGAAAGCAGCTAAGATTAAAGAGCGTCGTCAGCGTCGTAAACTGAACAAGCAAGTTCGTATTAAAGACCAGCAAGCTGAAGCTGCAGAAAACTCGTCAAATGAGTCAACTGTTGCTAAAGAACAGTCTATTGCGAAAGAGCAATCAGTCGCTCAAGAGCAAAAAGTTGTGGAACAAGTAGAAGCAACTCAAGCAGACGCAGAGCAAACTGAACAGGAAGAGCCGAAGCAACGTCGTAACCGCCGTTCACCACGTCACCTACGTGCAAGTGGTCAACGTCGTCGTCGCGGTCGTGATCGTCGCCCTAACCCATTCCGCCTACGTAAAGGTGGTGTAGCTTCTCCAGAGATGGCTATGGGTAAAGTGATGCCTCGCTTCATTCCAAAACCTCACCATAACCAGGTAAAACCTGAAGTGGCTGAAGTTGAAGTAGCAGTTGAAACTCAAGTTGCTGTACAAGAGCAAAACGTAGCTCAAGAGACTGCACCGCAAAGTAACACTGCTATGGCAGGCGGTTTTGCATGTCCTGAACTTGCGATGGGTAAAGTAATTATCCGCCGTGAAGAAGCTGCTGTTATTGCTAAAAACGCGGCTACTGAAACTCAGGTAACTGAAGCTCCTACTGTCGCTGAAGAAGCACCAGTGGTCGTTGAAGCTGAGAAAGTTGAAGCGCCTGTTGTAGCAGAAGCTGTGCAAGCAGAAGCAACACCAGTTGTTGAAGCTAAAGCGCCTAAAGCTGAAAGTGCAAAAGTAGAAGAAGCGCCTGTGGTAAAAGCAGAAGCTCCTAAAGCGGCACCAAAAGCGAAGAAACAAGCGGGCTCTCCAATGACTAAAGCTCCTGGTCCTCAAGAGATCAAAGAGATTCAAGTTGTTGCAGCTCCATTCCGTACTGAGCGTTTTGTATCGAAAGGTGCAGGTAGCCAAGCAGCGTCAAATAAAGCCGGCGCTGGCATGACTAAACCTCAATACTAA
- the rluC gene encoding 23S rRNA pseudouridine(955/2504/2580) synthase RluC translates to MSEIRTQVQFVDIDEDMAGQRIDNFLRNQLKNIPKSMIYRIVRKGEVRVNKKRIKAEYKLKAGDLVRIPPVTIEEKTEENVPSTKLNKVSELEQCIIYEDDHMLILNKPSGTAVHGGSGLKFGAIEALRALRPDARFLELVHRIDRDTSGILLVAKKRSALRHLQAQFREKTVQKYYFALVMGEWKNSCKVVNAPLLKNEVNSIVRVNPNGKASETRFKVLEKFQDATLVQASPITGRTHQIRVHAQYTGHPIAWDDRYGDRRFDAYTGKVGLNRLFLHAANIKFTHPGSEEKMDISAPMEKRLERALTGLRKL, encoded by the coding sequence ATGAGCGAAATTAGAACCCAAGTCCAATTTGTCGACATTGACGAAGATATGGCTGGTCAGCGTATTGATAACTTCTTACGCAACCAATTAAAAAACATCCCGAAAAGCATGATTTACCGAATCGTGCGTAAAGGCGAAGTCCGCGTTAACAAGAAACGCATTAAGGCTGAATACAAACTAAAAGCAGGTGATTTAGTTCGTATCCCACCGGTAACGATTGAAGAGAAAACGGAAGAGAACGTACCAAGCACGAAACTCAATAAGGTTTCGGAACTGGAACAGTGCATCATCTATGAAGATGATCACATGCTGATTCTCAATAAACCATCAGGTACTGCAGTTCATGGTGGCAGCGGCTTGAAGTTTGGCGCGATTGAAGCATTACGTGCACTTCGTCCTGATGCTCGTTTTCTTGAATTAGTGCATCGTATTGATAGAGATACGTCTGGCATTTTGCTTGTTGCTAAGAAGCGCTCGGCGCTAAGACACCTTCAAGCACAGTTCCGTGAAAAAACGGTTCAAAAATATTACTTCGCTTTAGTGATGGGTGAATGGAAGAACAGCTGTAAAGTGGTTAATGCCCCTTTATTGAAAAATGAAGTAAACAGTATTGTTCGCGTAAACCCGAACGGTAAGGCTTCTGAAACTCGTTTTAAGGTTTTGGAAAAATTTCAAGATGCGACGCTAGTCCAAGCAAGTCCAATTACAGGCCGTACACACCAAATCCGTGTGCACGCTCAGTATACAGGTCACCCAATCGCTTGGGATGATCGCTACGGTGATCGTCGTTTTGATGCTTACACCGGTAAGGTTGGCCTTAATCGTCTGTTCTTACATGCAGCTAACATCAAGTTTACCCACCCGGGTAGCGAAGAGAAGATGGATATCTCGGCGCCGATGGAAAAAAGGTTAGAGAGAGCCCTAACTGGCTTACGTAAGCTTTAG
- a CDS encoding Maf family protein yields the protein MRNYQLVLASTSPFRQEILKKLQLNFVTAKPDCDETPLPEETPQQLVMRLAETKAKSCSVEQPSLVIGSDQVCVIDGEIIGKPLTREKAIEQLSRQSGKSITFYTGVTVWNSETNKADTRLDTFIVHFRDLTDQQIIAYVEKEQPYYCAGSFMCEGLGIALFKKMKGKDPNTLIGLPLIDLVDMLEAQGMNVL from the coding sequence ATGAGAAATTACCAACTAGTTTTAGCTTCTACATCTCCATTTAGGCAAGAGATCCTCAAAAAACTACAGTTAAACTTTGTCACAGCTAAGCCTGACTGCGATGAAACGCCGCTTCCAGAAGAGACACCTCAACAGTTAGTGATGCGTCTCGCCGAGACAAAAGCCAAATCTTGTAGTGTTGAACAACCAAGCCTAGTGATTGGTTCCGATCAAGTCTGTGTGATTGACGGAGAAATCATTGGTAAACCGCTTACTCGTGAAAAAGCGATCGAGCAATTATCTCGTCAAAGCGGCAAAAGCATCACTTTCTATACTGGGGTAACGGTATGGAACAGTGAAACCAATAAAGCCGACACTCGCTTAGATACCTTCATCGTGCATTTCCGTGATTTAACAGATCAGCAGATCATTGCTTATGTTGAGAAAGAGCAGCCTTATTACTGCGCTGGCAGTTTTATGTGTGAAGGGTTAGGCATCGCGTTATTTAAGAAAATGAAAGGTAAAGACCCAAACACGCTGATCGGCTTACCTCTGATCGATTTAGTCGATATGCTTGAGGCACAAGGAATGAACGTGTTGTAA
- the yceD gene encoding 23S rRNA accumulation protein YceD, producing MQKEKIPRTVDPARTAQKRLDMDGIIQVSLLKRLTETTEGVKRDAQVSMSFGLDEQRLVVISGKANVEVDLECQRCNEVFAHECDVQFTYTPVYSEKSEEEAPEEYDLVDLNEYGELDLIQLVEDEFILGLPQIAMHDDAKCSVNSNNLVFGELPEEIEEDKKPNPFDVLKNLKK from the coding sequence ATGCAAAAGGAAAAAATACCGCGTACAGTTGATCCGGCAAGAACGGCTCAAAAACGACTCGATATGGATGGTATCATTCAAGTCAGTCTTTTGAAGCGTTTAACTGAAACAACTGAAGGCGTAAAACGTGACGCGCAAGTCTCAATGTCATTTGGGCTTGATGAACAACGATTAGTCGTTATCTCTGGTAAAGCTAACGTCGAAGTCGATTTAGAGTGTCAACGTTGTAATGAGGTTTTCGCACATGAGTGCGATGTCCAATTTACTTATACTCCTGTTTACAGCGAGAAAAGTGAAGAGGAAGCACCGGAAGAGTACGATTTGGTAGATCTGAACGAGTACGGTGAGTTAGACCTGATTCAATTAGTTGAAGACGAGTTCATCCTTGGATTGCCACAAATAGCAATGCACGACGATGCGAAATGTAGCGTTAACTCAAATAACTTGGTGTTTGGTGAACTTCCTGAAGAAATTGAGGAAGATAAAAAGCCGAATCCATTTGATGTTTTAAAAAACTTAAAGAAGTAA
- the rpmF gene encoding 50S ribosomal protein L32 gives MAVQKSKKSRSMRGMRRSHDALTTAALSVDATSGETHLRHNVTAEGFYRGKKVINK, from the coding sequence ATGGCCGTACAAAAGAGCAAGAAATCACGTTCAATGCGTGGCATGCGTCGTTCACACGATGCGCTAACTACAGCTGCACTTTCTGTAGACGCAACTTCAGGTGAAACTCACCTACGTCACAACGTGACTGCCGAAGGTTTCTACCGCGGCAAAAAGGTTATCAACAAGTAA
- the plsX gene encoding phosphate acyltransferase PlsX — translation MQNLTVALDAMGGDFGPRVTVPAAVQALSYFPELKVVLIGDRNAITSQLSSLGRMPDSRLSIQHCDRVISNSEKPSLALRNSQGSSMRAAIDLVAESQADACVSGGNTGALMALSRFRLKLLPGIDRPALVSALPTASGNRTWMLDLGANVSSDADSLFQFAVMGSALAEQHLGRAPRVAILNIGAEEIKGNDLVKRCAEMLSNTQSVNFIGYIEGNQLLQDAADVVVCDGFVGNVCLKTCEGTAQLFIDKLKTRMMASTIKGWIARMLFSELFTELKTLNPDQYNGASLLGLRGIVIKSHGSADVSAVVNAIGEAVHEVKRQVPSRISDRLEAVLLERHY, via the coding sequence TTGCAAAATCTAACCGTTGCGCTTGATGCAATGGGCGGGGACTTCGGTCCTCGTGTAACAGTGCCTGCCGCCGTGCAGGCACTGTCGTATTTCCCAGAGCTAAAAGTCGTTCTAATAGGTGATCGAAACGCGATCACATCTCAATTATCTTCATTAGGTCGAATGCCTGATTCTCGTTTGAGTATCCAGCATTGTGATCGAGTTATTTCCAATTCTGAAAAACCTTCACTGGCCCTACGTAACAGTCAGGGTAGCTCTATGCGTGCTGCTATCGATCTGGTTGCCGAGTCACAAGCTGATGCTTGTGTGAGTGGTGGTAATACAGGCGCACTGATGGCGTTATCTCGTTTCAGACTCAAACTTCTTCCCGGTATTGATAGGCCTGCATTGGTTTCAGCTTTGCCTACCGCTTCTGGTAACCGTACCTGGATGCTTGATTTAGGGGCGAACGTTTCTAGTGACGCAGATTCGCTGTTTCAGTTTGCTGTAATGGGCAGTGCATTAGCGGAGCAACATTTAGGTCGGGCGCCTCGTGTCGCTATCTTGAATATCGGCGCTGAAGAAATTAAAGGCAATGACCTTGTAAAACGATGCGCTGAAATGTTGTCTAATACTCAGTCTGTGAACTTCATAGGCTATATTGAAGGTAATCAATTACTTCAAGATGCTGCTGATGTCGTCGTATGTGATGGTTTTGTGGGCAATGTCTGCTTAAAAACGTGCGAAGGTACGGCTCAGCTCTTTATTGATAAGCTAAAAACGCGCATGATGGCTTCAACAATAAAGGGTTGGATTGCCAGAATGTTGTTTTCTGAGCTATTTACCGAATTAAAAACCTTGAACCCCGACCAGTATAACGGCGCAAGTTTGTTAGGATTGCGCGGCATTGTCATTAAAAGTCATGGAAGTGCTGATGTGTCTGCAGTCGTCAACGCGATTGGTGAAGCAGTACACGAGGTCAAACGACAAGTCCCCAGCCGCATTAGCGATCGTTTGGAAGCGGTTTTACTCGAGAGGCATTATTAG
- a CDS encoding beta-ketoacyl-ACP synthase III: MYSKILGTGSYLPSQVRTNADLEKMVETSDEWIVARTGIKERRISAENETVADMAFYAAENAIEMAGIDKEDIDLIIVATTSSSHTFPSSACQVQGKLGIKGCPAFDLAAACSGFVYGLSVADQHIKTGMCKNVLVIGADALSKTCDPTDRSTIILFGDAAGAVVVGASEEPGILSTHIYSDGKYGELLSLEVPERGGDADKWLHMAGNEVFKVAVTQLSKLVKDTLAANNMDKSELDWLVPHQANYRIISATAKKLTMSLDQVVITLDKHGNTSAATVPTALDEAVRDGRIKRGQTLLLEAFGGGFTWGSALVKF; this comes from the coding sequence ATGTATAGCAAAATTTTAGGTACTGGCAGCTACTTGCCATCTCAGGTGCGTACTAACGCAGACTTAGAGAAAATGGTAGAGACTAGCGATGAGTGGATCGTTGCTAGAACAGGTATTAAAGAGCGTCGTATTTCAGCGGAAAACGAAACCGTTGCAGATATGGCGTTTTACGCTGCTGAGAATGCCATTGAAATGGCAGGTATCGACAAAGAAGATATTGATTTAATCATCGTTGCGACAACCAGCAGTAGCCATACATTCCCGTCTTCGGCATGTCAGGTACAAGGTAAGCTTGGTATCAAAGGCTGCCCTGCGTTTGATTTAGCTGCGGCGTGTTCTGGCTTTGTCTATGGATTGTCTGTTGCTGATCAACATATCAAGACAGGTATGTGTAAAAACGTTTTGGTAATCGGTGCGGACGCACTGTCAAAAACCTGTGATCCGACTGACCGCTCTACTATCATCTTATTTGGTGATGCTGCAGGCGCGGTAGTTGTAGGCGCAAGCGAAGAGCCAGGTATTTTGTCGACTCACATTTACTCTGATGGTAAATACGGTGAGCTTCTAAGCCTAGAAGTTCCAGAGCGTGGCGGTGATGCAGACAAATGGCTGCACATGGCGGGCAACGAAGTGTTTAAAGTGGCGGTAACTCAGCTTTCTAAGCTAGTTAAAGACACATTAGCGGCGAACAATATGGATAAGTCAGAGCTTGATTGGTTAGTTCCACACCAAGCCAACTACCGTATTATCTCGGCAACCGCGAAAAAGCTGACAATGTCGCTTGATCAAGTAGTGATTACTCTTGATAAGCACGGCAATACGTCGGCGGCTACCGTACCAACGGCCCTTGATGAGGCTGTTCGCGACGGGCGAATTAAACGTGGTCAAACGCTTCTACTTGAAGCGTTTGGCGGCGGCTTCACTTGGGGTTCTGCGTTAGTTAAATTCTAA